GGATCTCATGGTCCGTGCCGTTAATGACCACATCTTGGGGCACATCCAGGGAAACATCCGCTCCTACATGCTCCAGTGACCAGGTGGCATCCGCCACGGCAGAAAAGACTTCGGGATCGTCGGCCAGGCTGGGCGAGGCTACCGGTTTTGATCCTTTGATCTTGACGCCCGCATCTGCCAGTTCCCGGAGCTTTTGCAGCGTCGAGAGCGTCATGCGGGCCGTACCCGGATCCAGTTGGAGCATCTTATAAGTCGCCCCGCCGAGGGTCTTCAGTTGCCCGTTGGCTGCGGTGACTGCCTCCTTGAGGATCGCAGCACTCACAAAATCGAATTCATGGCCCTCGGGAATATCCGGCAGGCTTTCCTGGGTGATGTGGGTGATGTTGTCGTTTTCCCCGTATAGGTAGAGGACATCGGCTACGTTCCGCCCTTGCTGCAACAGGTAGGAACTTCGCGCCAGGTAATTGATCCAGGCTTTGGCGCCTGCTCCGGACCAGGTTTCCTGTCGCGTGAAGTATTGGCCGAACGGGCCCAGGCTAAAGCCCGGCATCAGCCCATCCAGCGGCTGGTGGACCGAGGTGTGGATCACATACCGGTTCAGGCCTGAAGCGAGCTCCAGGTCGGCCGTACGCTTGAGTTTTGCCGGGTGCCATGAGAATGCGTTTTGGATAGAAGTCATGGATTCGGCCGCCACATACGGCTTCCCGTAGATGTTCGCCACGGAGGCCGATTCCCGGATGTCCCCTTCGCTGCGGACCTCTTCGTCCGAGCCCCCGGCCAGGCTCCCGGGCGTCCACATCGCCGACATGGGCACATCTGCGTTTCGCTTCACGTCCATACCGTCCGCCAGGTAAATCCGGTTGCCTTCGTGGCTCTCCGTATAGCGTCCCATCCCGCGTTTTTTCAATTCTTCGCCAATGGCGTCGTAATGATTATCCGCAATCATCTCCCCGATGGTTTTGCGAAAATCCCACAGGAACTTTTCGGAGGCTTCGCGGCTTTGAACCACCCGTCCTGTCAGCACGGGAATCCAGGGTTTGATGCTGTAGCCGCGGCGCGCCTCGAATTCGGCAGGCATATCGTGGGTCCAGTTCATGTGACCCGCCTCATAACTATCCAGGATGATATACCCCAGGCCTGACTCGCCCAGTTGCCCGCCTGTGGCATCCGCATACAGGTCCAGGTAATGGTTGATATAGCGGCGGACAGCTTCTTCATCCAGTTTGTCGACCTCAAGCCCCGTTGCCTCCGGAGAGGCCGGGTGATTCTGGCGACCCGTGAGCGAATAACCCAGGCGGACCACCTTCCACTTGCCATCCGGCACCTCCCAGTTGAGAAACCCGTCTTCGGTGACCTGGTCGGTCAGGTCGATGACCTCATCGGCTGGGATTGCCGCATCCGCTTCCTGCCGGTAGGTTTCCGTTTCTTCACTCCAGGCGCTGAACCCTGCCTTGTCCTCAAAACGGTCGATCCGGTCGGCCTGGTACAGGACGAATTCTGCTACGGGGACCCCATCGGGTTTGGCGGGTGCCGGTGCCCCGAACAGCGCCCCCACCCCTGCCGGTGCAGGTGGTAGCGTTTCATAGGCGAAACGCCAGTGCCGGGCCGAGGTTTCGGGAAAACTCCCTGAAGTCTGTGGGTTCAAAGTCCCGGGGATATCTACAACCTTCCGGAAATTGACCCCATCGTTGCTCACGTACAGTTTACGGTTCTGCGGGCTCCCCCTGAACTGCTCCAGCTGGCTGTGGTTTGCCCCCACCACGGAATAACTCCGGAAGGTCTGCGGACTGTCAAAACTGTACTGAATCCAAACCTCTTCCCCCACCTGCCCGGGCGGCAATTCCGTCGCAGTGTGTACATCCCCGTCGGTCAGAGCTTCCAGGGTAAAGTGTCCGCCGCTGGAGGAAACCCGGGGTGCCAACCGGGCCATAGGAACTTCACCATCGGGAACCCGGTAGGCAACCACAGCCGCATCTTCGTAGAATTCCGGTAATTCAATATGCCCTTCGCTCATCTCAATACCGCCTTCACCAGCGGCATTCTGAAAGCTCCCCGTGGCCGTTATGGGTTCCGGTAGTTTTCCATCATAGGTGGTCCCGCCTTCCAATACCATCTCGCTCCAGACATATTTTTTCATCCCGTCCCGGGGTTCCACCCAGGGGCCGCCGGTAACGCTCCATCCCGGGGAACCCGCAATGGTCATTTCAAGGCCTTTTTCCACGGCCAGGTCTGTGGCGTGTTTGAAAGCTTCCTTCCACGGAGGCGTCATAAATACGAGCTTCTGGTCTACAACAACCGGCGTAAACAGGTTTGCATCAAAATTCTGGAACCCGCCAATCCCGGTACGCTCCATCCATTCCAGGTCTGCCGTGATACCTTCAAGGGTGACATTTCCGTTCATCCAGTGCCACCAGACCCGGGGCCGGGCCTCATTCGGCGGGTTTTCAAAGCCGGCACGCAGTTCGGCGAGATCCGGTGTTGGGTCTTGATACTCATGGGGGTCCTGCTGGCAGGCTGCCAGGAATGCCAAGACAGCTGTGGCGGCCAACATGTGTTTGATTGGTTTCATACTTCGGTTTGTTTTGTTTTTATGTTTGTTTACTCGGTACCGGCAGGTTGGACCGTCACCCGCTTGAGGCATATGGCCTATAATTTCTGGGCCTCAAACCGCTGGCTGCCGTAATTGAATTGCAACCCTTCTATCTCGCCTGCTTCATTCGCCACAAACCGCACCGTGTTGGAGGGCTCGTCCGTGTCGATATACAGTAGCGGATCGGTTGGGTCCGGCCGGTAGACAGCACTATTTTCCGAGGTGACCATGCGGAGGTTTCCGCCCTCCAGGGATTCCACCTCGATTTCATAGGAAAACCCGCTGGTAAAGCGGTATGTCCCCGCAAAACCACCGGCTTCCTGGGCGCTCCGTTCTACGGCGACGCTGAAGGAATATGTGCCCGGGGCGAGTACCAGGCGAACTTTTCCGTCCCGGTCATCCAGGCGCCTGAGTCCATCCGCGCGGTCAAGGTGCCGGCCGCCCTCCCGTATGGCGTCATAGGCCCCATAAGGCAGCACGATTTCTGCCGTGGTATTGACAGGCACCAGAACCTGATGCGAAAAAGTATCCCCTTCAAAAGCCCAGGCACTGCGGATGGTGCCGTAATAGGTGTCCAGGTTGGCCTCAGCCCGGGTAAGTCCCGCCCCGGGGGAGACAGCGATGCGGAATTTCTTATAGCCCGGGCCTTCTGCAAGGGCCTGTATCCCTCCGATTTGCTGGTACATCCAATCCCCGATGGCACCATATGCATAGTGGTTGTAGGAATTCATAGACGGGGTCTGGAAAGTCCCGTCGGGTTTGATCCCGTCCCATCGTTCCCAGATGGTTGTGGCCCCCTGGGTTACGGGGTAGAGCCAGGAGGGATACGATTTTTGCATCAGCAGCCGGTAGGCGATGTCCGTGTGCCCAAACCGGCTGAGTACGTGTGCCAGGTAAGGGGTCCCTAAAAACCCGGTCGTCAGGTGGTATCCATACGACTGGATATTCTCCACCAGGCGGTCGGCCGCCTGTTTGCGCAAATCTTCCGGGAGCAGATCGAACTGCAGTGCCAGGACATAGGCGGTCTGCGTCCCCGAAACCATCCGGCCCGAAGGCGTCAGGTATTCCCTCCGGAAGGCACGGATGACGTCATCCAACAGGGCTTCGTATTCCCGGATATCCTCCTGGTTGCCCAATACCCTGGCTGCCTTGAGCAGCAGTTGGGTGGAATAGGCGTAAAACGCCTGGGAAATCAGGTATTTGTCCGTGATGGCAGCCCGGCCGTCCCGGTCGTCATCCGGGCTGTAAAACAGCCAGTCGCCAAAGTGGAATCCCTTGTTCCAGAGGTTTTCCGTGCTTTGGGACCGGATGTATTCCACCCATTGCTTCATGCTGGGATACTGGGTAGCCAGTAATTCCCGGTCGCCGTAGAGCAGGTAACTCTCCCAGGGGATGATGGTAGCCACATCGCCCCACCCGGCGCTGCCTGCTGAATTTTCCCCCAGGACATTCGGAACCACAAAAGGCACGGAACCGTTGTCCAGCTGGTCCGCGGCCACATCCTTCAACCATTTGGAAAAGAAGGGGTTTACGTTGAAATTGTAGGCAGCGGTACGGAAGAAGGCCTGCGCGTCCCCGGTCCATCCCAGGCGTTCGTCCCGTTGGGGGCAGTCAGTGGGCACGTCCAGGAAATTGCCTCGCTGCCCCCACTGGATATTGTGCTGCAACTGGTTGAGGAGCTCATTGGAGGTGCTGAACTGCCCGGTTTGATCCATGTCCGAGTACAGGGCGATGGCTGTCAGGTTATCGGGTGTCGGGGTGAAGCCTTCAACCCGTACGTACCGGAAACCGTAAAATGTGAAATGAGGCTCCAGGACCTGCTCCGGGCTGCCGTCCAGGATATAGGTGGCTTTCTGGTCTGCATCCCGCAGGTTGTCCGTATAGAAATTCCCTTCTTTGGTCAGCACTTCCGCATGTTGCAGGATGACTTCCTGCCCGGCACTCCCCCCGAGACGGAGCTGCACCCAGCCCACCAGGTTCTGCCCGAAATCCACCACCACATCGCCCTCCGGCGTAGTCAGGATTTCAGCGGGCCGGAAAGTTTCATGTTTGCGGACCGGTTCATTCTCAGTGGCGATTAGGTTATCTTTCGCATAGTCCCCCACCCGTACGGGTTCCCAGGAGGCATCCGCATAGCCTGCCTGGTCCCAGCCGTCCAGCTCCTCGGTGGAATCGTAGGTTTCCCCGTCATAAATTTCAGAATTCCGTATGGGGCCTGTACTGCTCACCCAGGTGCCGTCGGTCAGGATGCTGCCTGTAGTGCCGTCCGCATAGGTGATATCCACCTGCATCAGAAGTGCCACATCGTCCCCGTAGTGGTCGCGCCGGTCGCCCCAGGCGAGGTAATCCCGGTACCAGCCATTGCCCAGTATGGCGCCTGCCGCATTTTTTCCCTTTTGCAGCAAGTCAGTGACGTCGTACTGCTGGTATTGCAAGCGGGTGTCGTAGCTGGTCCAGCCCGGGGTCAGGTAGGCATCCCCTACGCGCTTTCCGTTGATCCGGGCCTCGTACATACCATGTGCCGTAATGTAAGCCGTGGCTTTACGGACAGGTTTGTCCAGGGTAAACTCCTTGCGGAGGTACGGACTGGGCCGGTTGATGGTATCCTCGGCAAAGCCCGGCCCGATCCATTCTGCCCTGAATTCGGTTTCCGGCCGAAGCAGGCCCATCTGCCAGTAACCCGTTGGGCTCCAACGGCCGCGCCGGCCGTCCTGGTCCCAGACGCGGACCTGCCAGGCGTATTGTTGCCCGCTTTGCAGTTCGGGCCCTACATAGGCCACATGGACCGATTGTCCGGATTCCACCTTGCCGGAGTCATAGAAGCCCCAATCTGGGGAATCTCCCTTACGGGCTACCAAACCCACACGGACCTGGTAGGCCGCCTGGGATGCCCCTCGTTTGTCGGAGGCCATCGCCCAGGACAGGCGGGGGGATTCGTCTGTGATCCCGGAGGGATTTACCCGGTTTTCCACCCAGGTTTTTTCCACGGAAATTTGTGCGTTGCCCAGCAATCCGCAAATTGCGAGCAACAAGAAGAGGTAAGCTTTTAATTTCATTCTTGGCAGGTGTTTGTCCGGGCAGGAGGCATACTCCACTCCCGGGATTAGTATTCATTCAAGATTAGCTATTCCACCCGGATTATCCATTCCGTACTGTTCCGTACACGTTGGAGCGGTAGGTGTAATTTCAACCCGGGAAAGTAGTCTTTAACAGTACAGAATAGTTTTCTTGCCAGGTTCAACTACATTTGGGATATACCATGTAATCAACGAAAGAAACGGTAAATAAATCGCTGATGAAAAATTCAACCCTAGCCAGATACACCTCGTGCCTCACATTACTATTTGTCCTGCCATTTTTTTCCGGTATGGCCCAGCCCCCCTCACCAGGCCAGATACAGGAGCGCCTTCCTGAAGGCACCACCATCCACGGCAATATCCCGTACCACAATGACACCCTTCAGAAACATTTACTGGACCTTTATATTCCAAGTGAGGCCGAAAAACCGGTTCCCCTTGTGGTTTTTATACATGGTGGAGGGTGGATTTCCAATGACAAATACGCGGATATGGGCTATATGCCCAATACCATCAATGCGATGCTGGACAATGGGATGGCGATTGCCTCCATCGATTACCGTTTTGCGCAGGATGCCATTTTCCCTGGGATCCTGCAGGATTGCAACAAGGCGGTGAGCTTCTTATACGACCATGCAGGCGAATATGGGCTGGATACCAGCAACATCGGCCTGATGGGATTCTCGGCAGGCGGCCACCTGGCAGCGCTCATGGGGACCTCCCAGAACAATGAAGTGGAAGGCCTCCACGTGGCTGGCAGTTACCGGCCTTTCCGCTATCAGGCCGTGGTGGACTTCTACGGACCCACCGACCTGGTACTCCTGCCGGGGAACGAGGATGAAAAGTCGCCCGAGGGGATCCTTATCGGGGCTGCCCCCCTGCTTCGTCCGGACCTGGCAAAAGCGGCCAGCCCGATTACGTATATCGACCCGGAGGACCCGCCTTTTCTGATCTTTCACGGGGAGAAGGACAACATCGTCTCAAACAAGCAGTCCAAGCTATTCAGTGCCTGGCTGGATATCCATGGCGTGGAAAACGAATTGACCATCGTGGCGGACGCCCCGCATTTTGGAAACATGTACGATGTGGAGGAAATCCGGTCACGCGTTATCGCATTTTTAAACGAGCATTTGAAATAAGCGGACAAGGGCTCAATTACCCCATTTCGCGAATCACCCGGGCCGGTACCCCGGCCACCACGGTATTCGGGGGTACGTCCTTATTTACCAGTGCCCCTGCAGCGACAACGGAATTGCTGCCAACGGTAACGCCCGGCAGGATGGTAGCCCCTGCCCCGATCCAGGCATTGTTCCGGATAATCACCTCAGCGGGCACCATCGATTTCCTGGTAGGGATGTCCACCGGGTGATTCTCCGAGGTAATATTCACCCGGGGTCCAATCATCACATCGTCCTCGATGGTGATTCCCCCCAGGTCCAGGAAACTGCAGGCATGGTTGATAAAGACCCGCTTCCCTAGCACAATATTCCGGCCAATGTTGGTGTGGAAAGGCGCAAAGACGCTTGTGGAAGCATCTACCGGGCTACCGATGATCCGGCTGAGAAGTTCCCGGATTTCGTCCACGTCCGACGCCACATTGAGCCTGGCCGAAAGTTTCAGGGTCTGGTTGACGGCCTCCCGGATCTCCGAATAATCCGGATCATCCATCGGGATAATTTCCCCCTTGCGCAACCGATGAAAGATGCTGTGTTTTCCCATGGTCAAACTCGTATAAATATTCGTATTACCTATAAAACATAGAAGGTATTAAAGAAATAGATAGGATCAAAAAAAGGCCTGCTTCCCGCAGGCCTTTTTCCTTATCAATTTCCGGGGTGCATGCCCCGACCCTGCACAAGGCAGGCTAACCGGCTTTTTAAATACTGAAGTTGTTCCGTCCGCTTTGCAAGGCGCGCACCTTCCCGTTCCAGTGAAACTCCCCCGTGAGGCCGGCCGGCAGCGTAACGGTAGCTTCCAGGGCCTGGCCAGACCGTTTGTAATCTACCGAGATACTGCCTTCGGGGTGCGGCATTTCCCCACCGATTTCATCGATATCCCCAAGGTTGGGCGCAATGCGGACCTGTTTAAAGTTCGGCGCGGCACTCTCAATTCCCAACAGGATCCTGAAGAATTCAATATTCGGGCTGGACCCCCAGGCGTGGCAATCCGAACGGGTGGTTTCTACCTGGGAGGTCTCCCCCCAGGTTGTAAGCCCCAGTTCCATGTTTTTACGCCAGATATCCAGCATGTCCAGGTATTTGTCGCCATAACCGGCCTCCTTCAGTGCCAGGTGCAGGTAGTACTTAAAATAGATGGACGCAGGTGCCAGGGAATCGTCGTTAAGCAAGGCTTCCCCGATGGCCTGCATTTGCGGCGCGTCTACCAGCCCCGCCAGGATGGCCAGGGAATTAACATGCTGGGAAAAAGTGTCCTTAGCCGGCGTATCGGCAAATAGCCCACCGGAGGCGTCCCAGTATTTCTCCCGGATGGTGACTGCAAGCTGTTTTGCAAACTCGGAATACAGGGCAACAAACTCCTTATTCCCTGCTTCTTGCTCCAGGGAAATCCCGGCCTGGAGAGCGTGTAGCATTTGCAAGTCCAGGGCCGCTGAGGACCCATCCTCGGCCATCGGGGCCATCCCAAAGCGCCATTCGGGTACCCAATCCGTATAGTTCCAGCCTGGGACGTTTTTCAGAGAACCATCAGAATCCAGGTAGGTAATAAAATAATTCAGGATCTGGCGGGTCCCCATGAGTTTGTCCGCTACAAATTCTTTATCGGATCCGTACATCAGGTAGTCGTACAACATACTAACATACCAGAGGGAATAAGTCGGGATCACCTGGTTCTGCCGGTCCGGATACCGACTGAGCGTATACCCATCCGGCTGACGGGAGTAATCAATAAGATTGAGGGCATTTTTTGCCAATCGTTCGTCACCGCTGTTGTAATAGGAGACAAAATGCTGGATCCGGGTATCCCCAACATATTGGAGTCTTTCGTAATACGGGCAGTCCATATAGGTGTCCACCGCACAGAGGCGGGCGGTGCGCCAGCCGATCTCCATAATGTCCTTCAACTCCGACCGGTCTGTGCGAAGGGTGGCTTTCATTTCAAACGGATACCCGGTAAATGTGCCGTAAATGTCCTCGATGACCAGAGGCTCCGCCCGAGTCTTTATATCCAGCTCCACATAGCGGAAGGTCCGGTAGGTCAGGGTGGTAAATTCCTGGTTGGCCATGCCCCCGGAAATCAGGCTGTCCCTGCGGCCGGAAATCGTCTTGCCTTCAATTACATCCCGGTTGCCCTTGGCGCCTTCCGCATCATAGAGCCCTTCCGCATAGGTGATCAGAATTTGCGCCCCGTCTCCCCCACTGAAGCGCAGGGTGGGGTAGGCATTGGTCAGGTGGCCCTGGTCCAGGAGGATTTTGGCAGAGGAATTCGCCGGAATCCGAACAGGAGTCGCCGACGTGGGGAATCCCGGAGGTACCCGAACCCCTTCCGATTTCCGGACATTGGCAAAACGCTCCTCCCTGAGTTCCAGCGATGGAAGAATGGTTGGCACGAGTTTCCAACCAGGTCGTTGCCGGAAACCAAAGCCACTAACTTCCGTTGCGAACACCGGAGTGGCTGACTCCCAGGATGAATCGTCGAAATCAACGCGTTTCCAACCTTGGATTTTTTTATTGAAATCGATCGCATCTCCTGCCCCGGCAGCGTAATAGCCCCGAACCTGTTGGGGTTTTGCGGTATAACTCAAATCTTCCCGAACTTTCCAGCCCGAATTTGTATTGACCCCCTTATACAAAGAATCGGCATGCTGTAGGATCAAGGCTGTTTTATAAGAAAACTGAGCTACTGGCCGAAGCTCCGCTTCATTCCATACCTCCGCGGACAACACATTCTTTCCGGGTTTCAGGTACGGTGCCAACTCCACGGTTTCATAATTCCAATTTTCGATATCGCCCCAATAGGGACCTACAGAAACAAGCTGTCCATTTACGTACAGCTTGTAGCGGTTGTCCGCAGAAATATGAACTTTATAGGATTCGGGTATGCTCTCCATGTTGATAGATTTGCGAAAATGGTAGAGGGCCGATTTCTCATTATCCGAATTGGGAAGGGTGATCCACTGGGCGGTCCATTCTATCCCCCCACCAGAATTTCCAAATTGGGCATAGCAGGATGTAGCGAGAAATATTAGTAATAATGTGAATGTTCTATTCATGACTGGAAATTTTTTTCAACCGATGTATTCCGAATATCTGGGAGGTCATTGGTTTCGATGCCTCCCTTTAGATACGCAAGCCCGGTATTCGCTGGGCGATCCGGGCTTGCTCCACTACCTAAAATTTAAACAAGTGCATCAAAAATTAGGATTTAACAATGCTTCACTCGCAGGAAGGGGGAATGTTTCGGCTATGGTTGTGAAAGAAGCCGGTGGCGGTGCGATCCCGGGCGGATAATAGTAAGCCTCCGGATTCGCCTTTACCCGCGCCCCGAAATCGGACATCACCTGCTGGGCATTGCCGGTCCGGACCAGGTCCAGCCAGCGTTTGTTCTCAAAGGCAAGTTCCGAACGGCGCTCATCCAGGATGGCCTGCCGCATGGTAGCCTGGTCTACGCCGGTGATCGGCCCAAGCCCTGCCCGGTCGCGTACGGCGTTCAGGTATTGTTCGGCTTGTCCGGGCTGTCCCTGTTCGTTCAGGGCTTCTGCCAGGAACAACAGCGCCTCGGCATAGCGGTAAACGGGCCAGTTGACCCCCGTGAGTCCCGGGTTGGAATGGGGCTGCCAGAATTTCTTGATATACGGATAAAATGTTCCTTCGAGTTCAATGCTGTCCAGATTAACGCTGGTACGCGCGTCGGAGGCTTCCCGGCTCTGGATGTAATCCGGCGTCGGTATGTTGAACCCTTCAATTGTCGCTGCCTGGGAATTGGATACTCCGGAGATTTGGGCTACCTGGTCTGCTGTCAGCGGCATCGGGAGCCATTCGTACATAAAACTGCTGGCAAACCCTTCTGTGCCTTCCAGGTATTGCACCTCAAAGATAGACTCTGCATTATTCTTGTTGTTGATGTCAAACACACTGGCGTAATCGCCCAGCAGATTGTACTGCCCGGAATTTACCAGGTCCGTGAGCAAGCTGCTGGCCGCCGACCAGTTCTCTTCCACCATATACAGGTTAGCAAGCAACATCTGGGCAGACCCCCGTGTGGCACGGCCTGCTTCCTGGTTGGCCTTTACCGGGAGCAACCCGATGGCCTCGTCCAGGTCACTCACCACCTGGGCGAGGATCTCACTGCGGGAAGACAGCGGTAAGGCAGCTTCTTCACGGTTGGTTACCGGTGTCAGGTGGAGCGGCACGGATCCGTAATACCGGGCCAGATCAAAATAACTGTGTGCCCGTAAAAAGAGCGCCTGCCCGATGACGTTACTCTTCACGCCCGGGTCGTCGAACTCTACCGCGTCGATTTCCGCCAGGATTTGGTTGGCCCTGGCGATGATCAGGTAGTTGTTGTCGTACTTGGTTTCGACAAAAGCG
This genomic window from Robiginitalea biformata HTCC2501 contains:
- a CDS encoding sugar O-acetyltransferase, producing the protein MGKHSIFHRLRKGEIIPMDDPDYSEIREAVNQTLKLSARLNVASDVDEIRELLSRIIGSPVDASTSVFAPFHTNIGRNIVLGKRVFINHACSFLDLGGITIEDDVMIGPRVNITSENHPVDIPTRKSMVPAEVIIRNNAWIGAGATILPGVTVGSNSVVAAGALVNKDVPPNTVVAGVPARVIREMG
- a CDS encoding alpha/beta hydrolase, translating into MKNSTLARYTSCLTLLFVLPFFSGMAQPPSPGQIQERLPEGTTIHGNIPYHNDTLQKHLLDLYIPSEAEKPVPLVVFIHGGGWISNDKYADMGYMPNTINAMLDNGMAIASIDYRFAQDAIFPGILQDCNKAVSFLYDHAGEYGLDTSNIGLMGFSAGGHLAALMGTSQNNEVEGLHVAGSYRPFRYQAVVDFYGPTDLVLLPGNEDEKSPEGILIGAAPLLRPDLAKAASPITYIDPEDPPFLIFHGEKDNIVSNKQSKLFSAWLDIHGVENELTIVADAPHFGNMYDVEEIRSRVIAFLNEHLK
- a CDS encoding family 78 glycoside hydrolase catalytic domain, whose protein sequence is MNRTFTLLLIFLATSCYAQFGNSGGGIEWTAQWITLPNSDNEKSALYHFRKSINMESIPESYKVHISADNRYKLYVNGQLVSVGPYWGDIENWNYETVELAPYLKPGKNVLSAEVWNEAELRPVAQFSYKTALILQHADSLYKGVNTNSGWKVREDLSYTAKPQQVRGYYAAGAGDAIDFNKKIQGWKRVDFDDSSWESATPVFATEVSGFGFRQRPGWKLVPTILPSLELREERFANVRKSEGVRVPPGFPTSATPVRIPANSSAKILLDQGHLTNAYPTLRFSGGDGAQILITYAEGLYDAEGAKGNRDVIEGKTISGRRDSLISGGMANQEFTTLTYRTFRYVELDIKTRAEPLVIEDIYGTFTGYPFEMKATLRTDRSELKDIMEIGWRTARLCAVDTYMDCPYYERLQYVGDTRIQHFVSYYNSGDERLAKNALNLIDYSRQPDGYTLSRYPDRQNQVIPTYSLWYVSMLYDYLMYGSDKEFVADKLMGTRQILNYFITYLDSDGSLKNVPGWNYTDWVPEWRFGMAPMAEDGSSAALDLQMLHALQAGISLEQEAGNKEFVALYSEFAKQLAVTIREKYWDASGGLFADTPAKDTFSQHVNSLAILAGLVDAPQMQAIGEALLNDDSLAPASIYFKYYLHLALKEAGYGDKYLDMLDIWRKNMELGLTTWGETSQVETTRSDCHAWGSSPNIEFFRILLGIESAAPNFKQVRIAPNLGDIDEIGGEMPHPEGSISVDYKRSGQALEATVTLPAGLTGEFHWNGKVRALQSGRNNFSI
- a CDS encoding RagB/SusD family nutrient uptake outer membrane protein is translated as MKKYIYSSLLLAGLLTGCGEDFLELPPEDSLSQAIFFETQSDFEQAINATYAPLRDLYSDAYIMGEMRSDNTHYRHNPNYRAVQSEENVANFLVQSPNAFVETKYDNNYLIIARANQILAEIDAVEFDDPGVKSNVIGQALFLRAHSYFDLARYYGSVPLHLTPVTNREEAALPLSSRSEILAQVVSDLDEAIGLLPVKANQEAGRATRGSAQMLLANLYMVEENWSAASSLLTDLVNSGQYNLLGDYASVFDINNKNNAESIFEVQYLEGTEGFASSFMYEWLPMPLTADQVAQISGVSNSQAATIEGFNIPTPDYIQSREASDARTSVNLDSIELEGTFYPYIKKFWQPHSNPGLTGVNWPVYRYAEALLFLAEALNEQGQPGQAEQYLNAVRDRAGLGPITGVDQATMRQAILDERRSELAFENKRWLDLVRTGNAQQVMSDFGARVKANPEAYYYPPGIAPPPASFTTIAETFPLPASEALLNPNF
- a CDS encoding glycosyl hydrolase; this encodes MKPIKHMLAATAVLAFLAACQQDPHEYQDPTPDLAELRAGFENPPNEARPRVWWHWMNGNVTLEGITADLEWMERTGIGGFQNFDANLFTPVVVDQKLVFMTPPWKEAFKHATDLAVEKGLEMTIAGSPGWSVTGGPWVEPRDGMKKYVWSEMVLEGGTTYDGKLPEPITATGSFQNAAGEGGIEMSEGHIELPEFYEDAAVVAYRVPDGEVPMARLAPRVSSSGGHFTLEALTDGDVHTATELPPGQVGEEVWIQYSFDSPQTFRSYSVVGANHSQLEQFRGSPQNRKLYVSNDGVNFRKVVDIPGTLNPQTSGSFPETSARHWRFAYETLPPAPAGVGALFGAPAPAKPDGVPVAEFVLYQADRIDRFEDKAGFSAWSEETETYRQEADAAIPADEVIDLTDQVTEDGFLNWEVPDGKWKVVRLGYSLTGRQNHPASPEATGLEVDKLDEEAVRRYINHYLDLYADATGGQLGESGLGYIILDSYEAGHMNWTHDMPAEFEARRGYSIKPWIPVLTGRVVQSREASEKFLWDFRKTIGEMIADNHYDAIGEELKKRGMGRYTESHEGNRIYLADGMDVKRNADVPMSAMWTPGSLAGGSDEEVRSEGDIRESASVANIYGKPYVAAESMTSIQNAFSWHPAKLKRTADLELASGLNRYVIHTSVHQPLDGLMPGFSLGPFGQYFTRQETWSGAGAKAWINYLARSSYLLQQGRNVADVLYLYGENDNITHITQESLPDIPEGHEFDFVSAAILKEAVTAANGQLKTLGGATYKMLQLDPGTARMTLSTLQKLRELADAGVKIKGSKPVASPSLADDPEVFSAVADATWSLEHVGADVSLDVPQDVVINGTDHEILFRHRRAGEIDIYWLNNRSEGGTRALASFRVSGRKPELWDPQTGAVHPVSYKKTDGRTVVDLDMAPWGSVFVVFAGEATEDLVELPEFTEESLHTLQGPWEVTFEEGRGASGSITLESLASLSEHADDGVKYFSGTATYTQSFDRPEASADAGVWLDLGAVHNLAEVILNGQSMGVAWKAPYRIEITEALKDGANQLEIRVTNTWVNRLIGDAQPGVTEKITFTTMPFYNGTEPLLPSGLVGPVRLLKIK
- a CDS encoding alpha-L-rhamnosidase, coding for MKLKAYLFLLLAICGLLGNAQISVEKTWVENRVNPSGITDESPRLSWAMASDKRGASQAAYQVRVGLVARKGDSPDWGFYDSGKVESGQSVHVAYVGPELQSGQQYAWQVRVWDQDGRRGRWSPTGYWQMGLLRPETEFRAEWIGPGFAEDTINRPSPYLRKEFTLDKPVRKATAYITAHGMYEARINGKRVGDAYLTPGWTSYDTRLQYQQYDVTDLLQKGKNAAGAILGNGWYRDYLAWGDRRDHYGDDVALLMQVDITYADGTTGSILTDGTWVSSTGPIRNSEIYDGETYDSTEELDGWDQAGYADASWEPVRVGDYAKDNLIATENEPVRKHETFRPAEILTTPEGDVVVDFGQNLVGWVQLRLGGSAGQEVILQHAEVLTKEGNFYTDNLRDADQKATYILDGSPEQVLEPHFTFYGFRYVRVEGFTPTPDNLTAIALYSDMDQTGQFSTSNELLNQLQHNIQWGQRGNFLDVPTDCPQRDERLGWTGDAQAFFRTAAYNFNVNPFFSKWLKDVAADQLDNGSVPFVVPNVLGENSAGSAGWGDVATIIPWESYLLYGDRELLATQYPSMKQWVEYIRSQSTENLWNKGFHFGDWLFYSPDDDRDGRAAITDKYLISQAFYAYSTQLLLKAARVLGNQEDIREYEALLDDVIRAFRREYLTPSGRMVSGTQTAYVLALQFDLLPEDLRKQAADRLVENIQSYGYHLTTGFLGTPYLAHVLSRFGHTDIAYRLLMQKSYPSWLYPVTQGATTIWERWDGIKPDGTFQTPSMNSYNHYAYGAIGDWMYQQIGGIQALAEGPGYKKFRIAVSPGAGLTRAEANLDTYYGTIRSAWAFEGDTFSHQVLVPVNTTAEIVLPYGAYDAIREGGRHLDRADGLRRLDDRDGKVRLVLAPGTYSFSVAVERSAQEAGGFAGTYRFTSGFSYEIEVESLEGGNLRMVTSENSAVYRPDPTDPLLYIDTDEPSNTVRFVANEAGEIEGLQFNYGSQRFEAQKL